Proteins encoded within one genomic window of Columba livia isolate bColLiv1 breed racing homer chromosome 1, bColLiv1.pat.W.v2, whole genome shotgun sequence:
- the LOC102098649 gene encoding cytochrome c oxidase assembly factor 5, translating to MPKYYEEKEEDGRACGGVREDLRQCLLESACVLQENKSPKQCLREGHCRSLQVTFFACKRSMLDTRARFRGRKGY from the exons ATGCCAAAGTACTacgaggagaaggaggaggacgggCGGGCCTGCGGCGGGGTGAGGGAGGATCTGCGGCAGTGCCTGCTGGAGAGCGCCTGTGTCCTGCAG gaaaacaaaagccctAAGCAATGCTTGAGGGAAGGACACTGTAGGAGTTTGCAAGTGACATTTTTTGCATGCAAAAGATCAATG TTGGATACCAGGGCAAGAttcagaggaaggaagggatACTGA
- the UNC50 gene encoding protein unc-50 homolog, whose product MLPTTSVSSRSQGNGVLSPRDAARHTAGAKRYKYLRRLFHFRQMDFEFALWQMLYLFTSPQRVYRNFHYRKQTKDQWARDDPAFLVLLSIWLCVSTVGFGFVLDMGFFETIKLLLWVVFIDCVGVGLLIATLMWFISNKYLVKQQNRDYDVEWGYAFDVHLNAFYPLLVILHFIQLFFINYVIISDSVIGYFVGNTLWLIAIGYYIYVTFLGYSALPFLKNTAILLYPFALLIMLYLISLACGWNFTKMLCSFYKYRVK is encoded by the exons ATGCTGCCAACCACCTCAGTCAGTTCTCGGAGCCAGGGCAACGGTGTGCTGAGCCCCAGAGATGCTGCGAGGCACACAGCTGGAGCAAAACGCTACAAGTACCTGCGGAGGCTCTTCCACTTCCGACAGATGGACTTTGAGTTTGCTCTTTGGCAAATGCTTTACCTGTTTACTTCACCACAGAGAGTTTATAGGAACTTTCACTACAGAAAACAGACGAAGGACCAATGGGCAAGAGATGATCCTGCTTTCTTAGTACTTCTCAGTATCTGGCTCTGCG tatCAACTGTAGgatttggatttgtgctggacaTGGGGTTTTTTGAAACAATAAAGCTGCTACTTTGGGTTGTCTTCATAGACTGTGTAGGCGTTGGCCTCCTGATCGCAACTCTGATGTG GTTCATTTCTAATAAGTACTTGGTGAAGCAGCAGAACAGAGATTATGATGTGGAGTGGGGATATGCCTTTGATGTTCATCTGAATGCTTTCTACCCACTTCTAGTCATTCTGCATTTTATCCAGCTATTTTTCATCAACT ATGTCATCATATCTGATTCTGTCATTGGGTATTTTGTTGGGAATACATTATGGCTCATTGCAATTGGCTATTACATCTATGTGACATTCCTAGGATACAGCG cactgccctttttgaagaacACAGCAATTCTTCTGTATCCCTTTGCACTTCTCATCATGCTCTATTTGATCTCATTAGCATGTGGATGGAACTTCACCAAGATGCTTTGTTCCTTTTATAAATACAGAGTGAAATAA